In Anguilla rostrata isolate EN2019 chromosome 1, ASM1855537v3, whole genome shotgun sequence, a genomic segment contains:
- the LOC135234446 gene encoding uncharacterized protein C1orf232 has translation MNPLWKVYKSKVMKTINPEGEEDAATENSEPDCNMTPIEEDEGPSAMSQLAKKVQGAGAKGWKSMSALFNKDDEHQLLESEGQTAADHPLAVKPEEPRPTKRGTGFWDSFATKWQQEASARQAATVASAEEGGAGGDAALEEGSEAGGRGQEREAQQEGEESEGGGGGVSGNSFSKYASLGGGGEESAFKWNFVTSKLAELKTKSLAKTN, from the exons ATGAATCCCCTCTGGAAGGTGTACAAGAGCAAGGTGATGAAGACCATCAACCCGGAAGGTGAAGAAGACGCTGCGACTGAG aACAGCGAGCCAGACTGTAACATGACGCCGATCGAGGAGGACGAGGGCCCCAGCGCCATGTCCCAGCTGGCCAAGAAG GTGCAAGGTGCGGGGGCCAAAGGCTGGAAGAGCATGTCTGCTCTCTTCAACAAGGACGACGAGCACCAACTGCTGGAGTCAGAGGGCCAGACGGCAGCTGACCA CCCACTGGCGGTGAAGCCCGAGGAGCCGCGGCCGACCAAGCGGGGCACGGGATTCTGGGATAGCTTCGCCACCAAGTGGCAGCAGGAGGCCTCTGCCAGGCAGGCCGCGACCGTGGCTTcagcggaggaggggggcgcgGGCGGGGACGCGGCGCTAGAGGAGGGGAGCGAGGCcggagggaggggccaggagagggaggctcagcaggagggggaggagagcgaaggcggagggggaggagtcagcgGGAACAGCTTCTCCAAGTATGCCTCcctgggcgggggaggggaggagtctgCCTTCAAGTGGAACTTTGTCACCAGCAAACTGGCCGAGCTGAAGACCAAGAGTCTGGCCAAGACCAACTAG